Proteins from a single region of Gordonia hongkongensis:
- a CDS encoding O-acetyl-ADP-ribose deacetylase: MTSITLIQGDITTQSVDAIVNAANSTLLGGGGVDGAIHRRGGPAILAECKELRAGTYERGLPVGEAVATTAGDLDARWVIHTVGPVHSYDEDRSSLLVSCYRESLRVATELGATTIAFPAISTGVYGWPMNDGARKAVDTVRATLPETSIEEVRFVLFDQRAFRAFESALG, encoded by the coding sequence ATGACGTCCATCACGTTGATACAGGGCGACATCACGACACAGTCGGTCGACGCGATCGTGAATGCCGCGAACTCCACACTGCTGGGCGGCGGCGGTGTCGACGGCGCGATCCACCGGCGGGGCGGCCCGGCGATCCTCGCCGAGTGCAAGGAGCTGCGGGCGGGCACCTACGAACGTGGACTACCTGTCGGCGAGGCCGTGGCCACCACGGCGGGAGACCTCGACGCACGTTGGGTCATCCACACGGTCGGACCGGTGCACTCCTACGACGAGGACCGCTCATCCCTGCTCGTCTCCTGCTACCGCGAGTCACTGCGCGTCGCAACCGAACTCGGTGCCACCACCATCGCCTTCCCGGCGATCTCGACCGGCGTCTACGGCTGGCCGATGAACGACGGCGCCCGCAAAGCGGTCGACACGGTGCGTGCCACGCTGCCGGAGACCTCGATCGAGGAGGTCCGTTTCGTCCTTTTCGACCAGCGTGCCTTCCGCGCGTTCGAGTCCGCTCTGGGCTGA
- a CDS encoding lysophospholipid acyltransferase family protein, whose product MTALLVGPVGPRSERPRREHAACPPARPAGALAHPWFPISTCGDGCIGAPRAGRFDAVFGATIVAWRLCRLVVVVVWIVWAALTTGAVARLRRRPPRPLRRSASGALLAALGIAVRVEDRRGGPTRAGLVVANHISFLDVLVLALISPADVVAKSDVVGMPVVSSLARRFGVIAVDRGTLRGLPGTVGDVAGRLHRDSSVIVFPEGTTYCGRSAGAFRPAFFQAAIDADVPVVPVRLRFVGSDGTTATAPSFIGADTPADTLRRVLRARGLVVTMVIHPPEEPGADRRELARRCERVVAGRFPGAESDITRSLI is encoded by the coding sequence ATGACCGCCCTGCTGGTCGGTCCGGTCGGACCTCGCTCCGAGCGTCCCCGACGCGAACACGCCGCGTGTCCGCCTGCCCGCCCGGCCGGCGCGCTCGCGCACCCGTGGTTCCCGATCAGCACCTGTGGCGACGGTTGCATCGGTGCACCGCGGGCCGGGCGGTTCGACGCGGTCTTCGGCGCGACGATCGTCGCGTGGCGTCTGTGCCGACTCGTCGTGGTCGTGGTGTGGATCGTCTGGGCGGCGCTGACCACCGGGGCGGTGGCGCGGCTGCGTCGTCGTCCGCCGCGTCCCCTGCGTCGATCCGCGTCGGGTGCACTGCTGGCGGCCCTGGGCATCGCCGTCCGCGTCGAGGACCGGCGCGGTGGCCCGACCCGCGCCGGACTCGTGGTCGCCAATCACATCTCGTTCCTCGACGTCTTGGTGCTCGCGCTGATCAGCCCTGCTGACGTAGTGGCCAAATCCGATGTCGTCGGGATGCCGGTGGTGTCGTCCCTCGCGCGCCGGTTCGGCGTCATCGCCGTCGATCGCGGCACGCTCCGCGGTCTGCCGGGGACGGTCGGCGACGTGGCCGGGCGGCTGCACCGCGACTCGTCGGTGATCGTGTTCCCCGAGGGCACCACGTACTGCGGCCGCTCGGCCGGTGCATTCCGACCGGCGTTCTTCCAGGCCGCGATCGATGCGGACGTGCCGGTCGTGCCGGTGAGGTTGCGTTTCGTCGGCAGCGATGGGACCACTGCGACGGCACCGAGTTTCATCGGCGCCGACACCCCGGCCGACACGCTGCGACGGGTCCTGCGGGCGCGTGGTCTCGTCGTCACGATGGTCATCCACCCGCCCGAGGAACCCGGCGCAGATCGTCGCGAGCTGGCGCGTCGGTGTGAGCGCGTCGTGGCGGGGCGATTCCCGGGCGCGGAAAGTGACATCACCCGTTCCCTGATATAG
- the mnmA gene encoding tRNA 2-thiouridine(34) synthase MnmA produces the protein MRVLAAMSGGVDSAVAAARAVEAGHEVVGVHLALSTAPGALRTGSRGCCSREDASDARRAADVLGIPFYVWDFADRFKDDVIDEFVEAYAAGRTPNPCLTCNEKIKFAALADKAMALGFDALATGHYAQLTDGELRRAVDADKDQSYVLAVLTRDQLSRAMFPIGDTPKSEIRAEAARRGLAVADKPDSHDICFIPSGDTRAFLGARIGVRPGAIVDATSGERLAEHDGVHGFTIGQRKGLGVEAPAADGKPRYVTEIDPDSGTVTVGTAADLQVWGITATRAVWTSGVTPDEPFDAMVQVRAHGGLAPVRATATTIDGEPAIDIALQEPLTGVARGQAAVLYLPDARRGDQVVGCGRIATTSSQPTVVASR, from the coding sequence ATGCGCGTATTGGCAGCGATGAGCGGCGGCGTCGACTCGGCGGTCGCCGCGGCCCGGGCGGTCGAGGCCGGTCACGAGGTGGTCGGAGTTCACCTGGCGTTGTCGACGGCTCCGGGTGCGCTGCGCACCGGTTCGCGCGGATGCTGCTCGCGCGAGGACGCCTCCGACGCCCGCCGGGCCGCCGATGTCCTCGGAATCCCGTTCTACGTCTGGGATTTCGCCGACCGGTTCAAGGACGATGTGATCGACGAGTTCGTCGAGGCCTACGCCGCCGGACGCACCCCGAACCCGTGTCTGACGTGCAATGAGAAGATCAAGTTCGCGGCCCTCGCCGACAAGGCGATGGCGCTCGGCTTCGACGCGCTGGCCACCGGTCACTACGCGCAGCTGACCGACGGCGAGTTGCGACGAGCGGTCGACGCCGACAAGGACCAGTCGTACGTGCTGGCCGTGCTGACGCGTGATCAGCTGTCGCGGGCGATGTTCCCGATCGGTGACACCCCGAAGTCCGAGATCCGGGCCGAGGCGGCCCGGCGCGGCCTGGCCGTCGCGGACAAGCCGGACTCCCACGACATCTGCTTCATCCCGAGCGGTGACACCCGCGCGTTCCTCGGAGCCCGCATCGGTGTCCGGCCGGGCGCGATCGTGGACGCGACGTCGGGCGAGCGCCTCGCCGAGCACGACGGGGTCCACGGTTTCACCATCGGGCAGCGCAAGGGCCTGGGGGTCGAGGCGCCGGCCGCCGACGGCAAGCCCCGCTACGTCACCGAGATCGACCCGGATTCGGGAACGGTGACTGTCGGGACGGCAGCCGATCTGCAGGTCTGGGGCATCACCGCGACGCGCGCGGTCTGGACCTCCGGGGTCACTCCGGACGAACCCTTCGACGCGATGGTGCAGGTGCGAGCCCACGGCGGGCTCGCGCCGGTGCGCGCGACCGCCACCACGATCGACGGTGAACCCGCCATCGACATCGCGCTGCAGGAGCCGCTCACCGGCGTCGCCCGCGGTCAGGCCGCGGTGCTGTACCTGCCCGATGCCCGACGCGGCGACCAGGTCGTCGGGTGCGGACGCATCGCCACCACCTCATCGCAGCCGACTGTCGTCGCATCTCGGTGA
- a CDS encoding GNAT family N-acetyltransferase — MFIRWRPEFIEPAPTRHAAVVLPMPGLVSIRVMNAMQSPVRTSHVARARFSRAVPTTLLTAGPIRVLVSDDPADIVAAQELRYRVFADEPGFSNRIGDAVTGRDADRFDAFCEHLIVRHADDGVVGCARLLSPARAIAAGGWYSATEFDLREMNDIVSATVELGRACVHSEYRDGSVTALMWAALLQYMDDADLRYLMGCVSVPLHTPGEWLPGSSLRALRDRLRDDHQDPERRAHPLAPARIGGRLLDDIVPSDTVAMPALMRGYLRLGARICGEPAVDDVFDVADFLTLLDREGANKRYLDRLRSSARRLGSARADATPEPGGAAR, encoded by the coding sequence CTGTTCATCCGGTGGCGGCCCGAGTTCATCGAACCCGCACCGACACGACACGCTGCGGTGGTTCTGCCGATGCCCGGTCTCGTTTCCATTCGAGTCATGAACGCCATGCAGTCGCCAGTCCGCACCAGCCATGTCGCGCGCGCTCGGTTCTCGCGGGCCGTGCCGACGACCCTGCTCACCGCAGGACCCATCCGGGTCCTCGTGTCCGACGATCCCGCCGACATCGTCGCCGCCCAGGAACTGCGGTATCGCGTCTTCGCCGACGAACCCGGCTTCTCCAACCGCATCGGTGACGCGGTCACCGGACGGGACGCCGACCGGTTCGACGCCTTCTGCGAGCACCTCATCGTCCGCCACGCCGACGACGGGGTCGTCGGGTGTGCGCGCCTGCTCTCCCCGGCGCGGGCGATCGCCGCCGGCGGCTGGTATTCGGCCACCGAGTTCGACCTCCGCGAGATGAACGACATCGTCTCCGCCACCGTCGAATTGGGTCGGGCGTGTGTCCACTCCGAGTACCGCGACGGGTCGGTCACCGCGCTGATGTGGGCGGCGCTGCTGCAGTACATGGACGACGCCGACCTGCGATACCTGATGGGCTGTGTGTCGGTGCCCCTGCACACGCCGGGTGAATGGCTGCCGGGGTCGTCGCTGCGCGCCCTGCGCGATCGTCTGCGGGACGACCACCAGGACCCCGAGCGACGCGCCCACCCGCTGGCACCGGCGCGCATCGGCGGACGCCTGCTCGACGACATCGTGCCGTCCGACACGGTCGCGATGCCGGCGCTGATGCGTGGATACCTCCGCCTCGGCGCCCGCATCTGTGGCGAGCCGGCGGTCGACGACGTCTTCGACGTCGCGGACTTCCTGACCCTGCTCGACCGCGAAGGGGCCAACAAGCGGTACCTCGACCGGCTGCGATCGAGTGCCCGACGGCTGGGTTCGGCCCGCGCGGATGCCACGCCGGAGCCCGGGGGCGCGGCACGATGA
- the ligA gene encoding NAD-dependent DNA ligase LigA — translation MADTTESGQPVTEQSGPEADLREEWTALAEEIREHQFRYYVKDAPVITDGEFDLLLRRLQALEDAHPELAAADSPTKLVGGGFSTAFSAVDHLERMMSLDNVFDHDEMRAWVDRVVADAGARADFLCELKIDGVALALVYRNGVLERGVTRGDGRTGEDVSLNARTIDDIPMRLTESAEYAIPEVLEVRGEVFFRVEDFEALNASLVAEGKPPFANPRNSAAGSLRQKNPQVTARRKLRMICHGIGHTEGWRPESLHDAYLALGAWGLPVSTHTTKVSGADEIIDKIAYWGEHRHDVEHEIDGIVVKVDDVTVQRRLGSTSRAPRWAIAYKYPPEEATTKLSDIQVNVGRTGRVTPFAVLEPVLVAGSTVSRATLHNGSEVKRKGVLIGDTVTIRKAGDVIPEVLGPVVDLRDGTEVEFEMPELCPACETPLRPEKESDADLRCPNQESCPAQLRERLFHLAGRGSFDIEALGYEAASALLSAGVLTNEGDLFSLTAEDLIRTDLFTTKAGALSANGKRLLANLDKAKDVALWRVLVGLSIRHVGPTAARALATEFGSLEAIEAADIDQLAGVEGLGMTLAQSIHDWFTVDWHRDIVEKWRAAGVSMEDERDESIPRTLEGKTIVVTGSLVDFSRDGAKEAILQRGGKASGSVSKKTDYVVVGDSPGTKADKAEQLGVPVLDEDAFKKLLETGSPE, via the coding sequence GTGGCAGATACAACGGAGTCGGGTCAGCCGGTCACCGAGCAGTCGGGGCCGGAGGCGGACCTGCGTGAGGAGTGGACCGCGCTCGCCGAGGAGATCCGCGAGCACCAGTTCCGCTACTACGTGAAGGACGCGCCGGTCATCACCGACGGCGAGTTCGATCTGCTCCTCCGACGCCTGCAGGCGCTCGAGGACGCGCACCCCGAACTCGCGGCCGCCGACTCACCCACCAAGCTCGTCGGGGGCGGCTTCTCCACGGCGTTCTCCGCGGTGGACCACCTCGAGCGAATGATGTCGCTGGACAACGTCTTCGACCACGACGAGATGCGCGCCTGGGTCGACCGCGTGGTCGCCGACGCCGGCGCCCGGGCCGACTTCCTCTGCGAGCTCAAGATCGACGGCGTGGCCCTGGCGCTGGTCTACCGGAACGGGGTTCTCGAGCGAGGTGTCACCCGTGGCGACGGACGCACCGGTGAGGACGTCTCTCTGAACGCGCGCACCATCGATGACATCCCGATGCGCCTGACCGAGTCCGCGGAGTACGCGATTCCCGAGGTCCTCGAGGTCCGTGGCGAGGTCTTCTTCCGGGTGGAGGACTTCGAGGCGCTCAACGCCTCGCTCGTGGCGGAGGGCAAGCCGCCGTTCGCGAATCCGCGCAACTCGGCCGCCGGCTCGCTGCGGCAGAAGAATCCGCAGGTCACGGCCCGTCGCAAGCTGCGGATGATCTGTCACGGGATCGGGCACACGGAGGGCTGGCGACCGGAGTCGTTGCACGACGCCTACCTGGCGCTCGGGGCCTGGGGTCTGCCGGTGTCGACCCACACCACCAAGGTGTCCGGCGCCGACGAGATCATCGACAAGATCGCCTACTGGGGCGAGCACCGTCACGACGTCGAGCACGAGATCGACGGCATCGTGGTCAAGGTCGACGACGTGACCGTGCAGCGCCGCCTCGGTTCCACCTCGCGGGCGCCGCGGTGGGCGATCGCCTACAAGTACCCGCCCGAGGAAGCCACCACCAAACTCTCCGACATCCAGGTCAACGTCGGACGCACGGGCCGGGTCACACCCTTCGCAGTTCTCGAACCCGTGCTCGTCGCCGGGTCCACGGTCTCGCGCGCGACCCTGCACAACGGTTCGGAGGTCAAGCGCAAGGGTGTGCTGATCGGTGACACCGTCACCATCCGCAAGGCGGGGGACGTGATCCCCGAAGTCCTCGGGCCGGTCGTCGATCTCCGCGACGGCACCGAGGTGGAGTTCGAGATGCCCGAACTGTGCCCGGCCTGCGAGACGCCGCTGCGGCCGGAGAAGGAGAGCGACGCCGACCTCCGCTGTCCGAACCAGGAGAGTTGTCCGGCTCAGTTGCGCGAGCGGCTCTTCCACCTGGCCGGTCGGGGTTCTTTCGACATCGAGGCGCTAGGCTACGAGGCCGCGTCGGCCCTGCTGTCGGCGGGGGTGCTCACCAACGAGGGTGACCTCTTCTCGCTGACGGCCGAGGACCTGATCCGCACGGATCTGTTCACCACCAAGGCGGGGGCGCTCTCGGCCAACGGCAAGCGGTTGCTGGCGAACCTCGACAAGGCCAAGGACGTGGCGCTGTGGCGCGTGCTGGTCGGGCTGTCGATCCGCCATGTCGGGCCCACCGCCGCCCGCGCCCTCGCCACCGAATTCGGTTCCCTCGAGGCCATCGAGGCCGCCGACATCGACCAGCTCGCCGGCGTAGAGGGGTTGGGAATGACCCTCGCCCAGTCGATCCACGACTGGTTCACCGTCGACTGGCATCGAGACATCGTCGAGAAGTGGCGCGCCGCAGGCGTTTCCATGGAAGACGAGCGCGACGAGTCGATCCCGCGGACCCTCGAGGGCAAGACGATCGTCGTGACGGGTTCGCTGGTGGACTTCTCCCGTGACGGGGCCAAGGAGGCGATCCTGCAACGCGGCGGCAAGGCGTCGGGTTCGGTGTCGAAGAAGACCGACTACGTGGTGGTGGGGGATTCGCCGGGCACCAAGGCCGACAAGGCCGAACAGCTCGGCGTGCCGGTGCTCGACGAGGACGCGTTCAAGAAGTTGCTGGAGACCGGCAGCCCCGAGTGA
- a CDS encoding DUF4334 domain-containing protein — protein sequence MTSTQTREAARAKFFELRDVDGRVDDADLDTVWAGLSPLRPEEMLGAWKGGEFTTGHAINGALAKANWFGKTFTSRSDVQPLVCRDENGNLYSNTTLGKGEASLWAIEFRGEITASMIYDGQPVIDHFKRVDDTTVMGIMNGKGGVIDGRHLYFYLERV from the coding sequence ATGACGTCCACTCAGACCCGAGAAGCCGCGCGCGCCAAGTTCTTCGAACTCCGCGACGTCGACGGCCGGGTCGACGACGCCGACCTAGACACCGTGTGGGCCGGGCTGTCGCCGCTGCGGCCCGAGGAGATGCTCGGCGCATGGAAGGGCGGCGAGTTCACCACCGGGCACGCCATCAACGGCGCGCTCGCCAAGGCCAACTGGTTCGGCAAGACGTTCACCTCACGCAGCGACGTCCAACCGCTGGTGTGCCGCGACGAGAACGGCAACCTCTACTCCAACACCACACTCGGCAAGGGCGAGGCCAGCCTGTGGGCGATCGAGTTCCGCGGCGAGATCACCGCATCGATGATCTACGACGGTCAGCCGGTCATCGACCACTTCAAGCGCGTCGACGACACCACGGTGATGGGGATCATGAACGGCAAAGGCGGAGTCATCGACGGCCGTCACTTGTACTTCTACCTCGAGCGGGTCTGA
- a CDS encoding vitamin-B12 independent methionine synthase, producing the protein MTGAALPTGVGTGVGSMPGTDARAAAAVVNGELDLAHLVELPARGIGADLIGRMAAILVDLPMDTATWGYRLAQRHSRLARRAADLLAEDLDVVEELWETAGFIGTGRIFKVQVAGPFTTSASVELTNGQRVLKDHGAVRDIVESTAEGVREHVAEVERRLGARVVVQIDEPMVGQVIDGTVKPLTRFDPIRAIPAVEVARALTDLVDHVGVPVVLHDCGTPRWDLLEHLPGVAYSIDITTPSATDLDGIGMLVDRGGVLLAGRVPSTAPDRPLAAEHVATELAALTDRIGLDRKVLSDNVIVTPTCGLAGASTKWAKTALAITAEAGQLLGSDPSAL; encoded by the coding sequence GTGACCGGAGCGGCACTGCCCACCGGAGTGGGCACCGGCGTGGGGTCGATGCCCGGCACCGACGCACGTGCGGCCGCCGCGGTGGTGAACGGGGAACTCGATCTCGCCCACCTCGTCGAACTGCCCGCGCGAGGTATCGGTGCGGATCTGATCGGCCGGATGGCGGCGATCCTCGTCGACCTGCCGATGGACACCGCGACATGGGGTTACCGGCTGGCGCAACGCCACTCCCGCCTGGCCCGACGCGCCGCGGACCTGCTTGCCGAGGACCTCGACGTCGTCGAGGAACTCTGGGAGACAGCGGGTTTCATCGGTACCGGCCGCATCTTCAAGGTGCAGGTGGCCGGTCCGTTCACCACCTCGGCATCTGTCGAGCTGACGAACGGGCAACGAGTCCTGAAAGACCACGGAGCCGTCCGCGACATCGTCGAGTCGACGGCGGAGGGTGTGCGCGAGCACGTCGCCGAGGTGGAACGCCGACTTGGTGCGCGCGTGGTGGTCCAGATCGACGAGCCGATGGTCGGCCAGGTCATCGACGGCACGGTGAAGCCACTGACCCGCTTCGACCCCATCCGGGCGATACCGGCGGTCGAGGTGGCTCGCGCACTCACCGATCTCGTCGACCACGTCGGCGTCCCGGTGGTCTTGCACGATTGCGGCACACCGCGGTGGGACCTCCTCGAACATCTTCCCGGGGTTGCGTATTCGATCGACATCACCACACCGTCGGCGACCGATCTCGACGGGATCGGGATGCTCGTCGACCGCGGCGGCGTCCTGCTCGCAGGTCGTGTGCCGTCGACCGCGCCCGATCGTCCGCTGGCCGCCGAACACGTGGCGACCGAACTCGCCGCGCTGACCGACCGCATCGGGCTGGACCGCAAAGTGTTGTCGGACAACGTGATCGTGACGCCGACCTGTGGTCTGGCCGGGGCATCGACGAAGTGGGCCAAGACGGCGCTGGCGATCACCGCGGAGGCCGGTCAGCTGCTCGGCAGCGATCCCTCCGCGCTCTGA
- a CDS encoding MmcQ/YjbR family DNA-binding protein has translation MPHPIMFDDADPYLGRIREIALALPDATEVVAHGRPTFRCGKMFGNYGGGVKGSKVRHDQSILVLADDSERPALLDDPRFFLPAYLGPAGWVGLILDAETDWDEVAELLDTSYRQIAPKRSVAKLGPL, from the coding sequence ATGCCGCACCCGATCATGTTCGACGACGCGGATCCCTATCTGGGCCGCATACGGGAGATCGCGCTCGCGCTGCCCGACGCAACCGAGGTCGTCGCGCACGGTCGCCCGACCTTTCGCTGCGGCAAGATGTTCGGCAACTACGGCGGTGGCGTCAAGGGCAGCAAGGTGCGTCACGATCAATCGATCCTGGTCCTCGCCGACGACTCCGAGCGGCCCGCGCTGCTGGACGATCCGCGGTTCTTCCTGCCGGCCTACCTCGGGCCGGCCGGCTGGGTGGGGCTGATCCTCGACGCCGAGACCGACTGGGACGAGGTCGCCGAACTCCTCGACACGAGTTACCGCCAGATCGCACCCAAACGGTCGGTGGCGAAGCTCGGTCCGTTGTGA
- a CDS encoding electron transfer flavoprotein subunit alpha/FixB family protein, whose translation MAEVLVLVEQDAEGALKKVTSELITAARALGTPSAVVVGKPGSADGILDGLKEAGAEKIYVAESDDAGSYLITPQVDVLASIAETASPAGILVAATADGKEIAGRLAVRLGSGVLADIVDVKEGGVGIHSIFGGAYTVDAQAKGEVPVFSIRPGGVEAAPQAGAGERVDVEVPAQEEGAVKITKVEPNVGGDRPELTEASIVVSGGRGVGSAEKFSVVEELADVLGAAVGASRAAVDSGYYPGQFQVGQTGKTVSPQLYVALGISGAIQHRAGMQTSKTIVAVNKDEEAPIFEIADYGVVGDLFNVAPQLTEEVKKRK comes from the coding sequence ATGGCAGAAGTACTCGTTCTCGTGGAACAGGACGCCGAAGGCGCCCTGAAGAAGGTCACCAGCGAGCTCATCACCGCCGCCCGCGCACTCGGCACCCCGTCGGCGGTCGTCGTCGGCAAGCCCGGCTCGGCCGACGGCATCCTCGACGGACTCAAGGAGGCCGGCGCGGAGAAGATCTACGTCGCCGAGTCCGACGATGCGGGTAGCTACCTCATCACCCCGCAGGTCGACGTGCTGGCCTCGATCGCCGAGACCGCCTCGCCGGCCGGCATCCTCGTCGCGGCCACCGCCGACGGCAAGGAGATCGCCGGCCGCTTGGCCGTGCGCCTCGGCTCGGGCGTCCTCGCCGACATCGTCGACGTCAAGGAAGGCGGCGTGGGCATCCACTCCATCTTCGGTGGCGCCTACACCGTCGACGCCCAGGCCAAGGGCGAGGTCCCGGTCTTCTCGATCCGCCCCGGCGGCGTCGAGGCCGCTCCGCAGGCCGGCGCCGGCGAGCGTGTCGACGTCGAGGTCCCGGCTCAGGAAGAGGGCGCGGTCAAGATCACCAAGGTCGAGCCGAACGTCGGCGGCGATCGTCCCGAACTGACCGAGGCGTCGATCGTCGTCTCGGGTGGTCGCGGTGTCGGCAGCGCCGAGAAGTTCTCCGTCGTCGAAGAACTCGCCGACGTGCTCGGTGCCGCCGTGGGCGCTTCGCGCGCGGCCGTCGACTCCGGTTACTACCCCGGTCAGTTCCAGGTCGGTCAGACCGGTAAGACCGTGTCGCCGCAGCTGTACGTCGCCCTGGGCATCTCGGGCGCCATCCAGCACCGCGCCGGCATGCAGACCTCGAAGACGATCGTGGCCGTCAACAAGGACGAAGAGGCCCCGATCTTCGAGATCGCCGACTACGGCGTCGTCGGAGATCTGTTCAACGTCGCGCCGCAACTGACCGAAGAGGTCAAGAAGCGCAAGTGA
- a CDS encoding cysteine desulfurase family protein: MPVPSRPPVKAPVYLDHAASTQMLPEAVEAMTAVFAQPGNASSLHGSGRTARRRLEEAREAIAAAVGARPSEVVFTGGGTEADNLAVKGIYWAQRNADPRRRRIITSAIEHHAVLDPAQWLAEQAGAELVLLPVDADGVVSPADLRAELEEHAAETALISLMWANNEVGTIQPIAELAAVGSEFGVPVHSDAIQAVGHLPVDFAASGLSALSLTAHKFGGPQGVGALLLGRDVGCVPLLHGGGHERDVRSGTQDVAGAAGMAAALSWCVEHLDENTAHVRALQTRLTDILLGVDGTVRNGADGDRRLPGNVHVSFAGCEGDSLLMLLDAKGVECSTGSACTAGVAQASHVLLAMGLDMADARSSLRFSLGHTTTEADIDAVAAVIDEVVDRARAAGLVSVPGGRIS, from the coding sequence ATGCCCGTGCCAAGCCGACCGCCCGTGAAGGCGCCTGTCTACCTCGATCACGCCGCTTCGACGCAGATGCTGCCCGAAGCCGTCGAGGCGATGACGGCCGTCTTCGCGCAGCCGGGTAACGCCTCGTCGCTGCACGGATCCGGTCGCACCGCACGTCGTCGGCTCGAGGAGGCCCGCGAGGCCATCGCCGCGGCGGTCGGTGCCCGGCCCTCCGAGGTCGTCTTCACCGGCGGCGGCACCGAGGCCGACAACCTGGCGGTCAAGGGGATCTACTGGGCACAGCGGAACGCCGACCCCCGCCGTCGCCGGATCATCACCTCGGCGATCGAACATCACGCCGTCCTCGACCCCGCGCAGTGGCTGGCCGAGCAGGCCGGCGCCGAGCTCGTCCTGCTCCCGGTCGACGCCGACGGTGTCGTCTCGCCCGCCGACCTGCGCGCGGAGCTCGAGGAGCACGCCGCCGAGACCGCTCTCATCTCGCTGATGTGGGCCAACAACGAGGTCGGCACGATCCAACCGATCGCCGAGCTCGCCGCGGTCGGGTCCGAATTCGGCGTCCCGGTGCATTCCGACGCGATCCAGGCCGTCGGCCATCTGCCGGTGGACTTCGCCGCGAGCGGCCTCTCGGCGCTCAGCCTGACCGCCCACAAGTTCGGCGGGCCGCAGGGTGTCGGCGCCCTGCTGCTGGGTCGCGATGTCGGGTGTGTGCCGCTGCTGCACGGCGGCGGCCACGAACGCGACGTGCGCTCGGGAACCCAGGACGTCGCCGGTGCGGCCGGCATGGCCGCCGCACTGTCGTGGTGCGTCGAGCACCTCGACGAGAACACCGCGCACGTCCGCGCCCTGCAGACCCGGCTGACCGACATTCTCCTCGGCGTCGACGGAACGGTGCGCAACGGTGCCGACGGCGATCGTCGCCTCCCGGGGAACGTGCACGTGTCGTTCGCCGGTTGCGAGGGTGACTCGCTGCTCATGCTTCTCGACGCCAAGGGCGTCGAGTGTTCCACCGGATCGGCCTGCACCGCCGGGGTCGCCCAGGCCAGCCATGTCCTCCTGGCGATGGGTCTGGACATGGCCGACGCGCGGTCGTCGCTGCGGTTCTCCCTCGGCCACACCACCACCGAGGCCGACATCGACGCGGTCGCCGCAGTCATCGACGAGGTCGTCGACCGGGCGCGGGCGGCCGGACTGGTCTCGGTCCCCGGCGGAAGGATCTCCTGA
- the gatC gene encoding Asp-tRNA(Asn)/Glu-tRNA(Gln) amidotransferase subunit GatC → MAGEPKSISRNEVAHLARLSRLALSEDELDVYAEQLDSILTHVASVSEVAADDVPGTAHPAELANVLRPDVVVPGLTTDAALSGAPAVEQDRFAVPQILGEEQ, encoded by the coding sequence GTGGCTGGCGAACCGAAGTCCATATCGCGCAACGAAGTCGCGCATCTGGCGCGTCTGTCGCGCCTGGCGTTGAGCGAGGACGAACTCGATGTCTACGCCGAGCAGCTGGACTCGATCCTGACCCACGTCGCGTCGGTGTCGGAAGTGGCCGCCGACGACGTGCCCGGCACGGCCCACCCGGCCGAACTGGCGAATGTGCTGCGCCCCGATGTCGTCGTCCCGGGTCTGACGACCGACGCCGCGCTGTCCGGTGCACCGGCCGTCGAGCAGGACCGTTTCGCGGTTCCGCAGATCCTGGGAGAAGAGCAGTGA